Within Anopheles ziemanni chromosome 2, idAnoZiCoDA_A2_x.2, whole genome shotgun sequence, the genomic segment AAGGCAGTAACGACAGGCTTGCTATTTACGCATTGAACACGTGTCACGTTAAGTATGAACAAACAGACGTTCCTTCGTTGTCACGTGCTCTTGTACCGCTCTCCATTGATAAAATAATCTTTCTATCGGAGCTAATATTCGAAGAGATTGAGAAAAACcaaagttaaataaaagtaGATTAACCGGTAGCTTGATATATTACAAGCAACGACGTCAATCATTTTAAGTAAACTATATAGAACTACCAATGACCTTGATTCTTCAGTTTGTGTTCAGTTTGATAAGTAGAGTTTTCATTTGATATAggaaaattcaaatgaaattttatcACTGGTTTCCAGGTCTTTTTTTAACGAACACTAACTTTCCCAGTCCTgcattatatatatatatcctTGTTCGAAATGCAAGATTTCATCACTTATCTTATCTGATGCatgatcaaaataaaaaccaatcgCTTCTATCATTTTACGTAGTCACGTAAAGTAAGGCTTAACCGGACACACAGTCTGGGTTATCTCGTCAAAGCAAGTGAGCGGATATGATCGCGCGCAAAGTATTTATCTTAACGATCGTTCTTGTGCTGATTAGCTTTAGGCAAGGATGCCGACAGTTCGACAAACTTACCCGGATAAAATAACACCATGGCAACAACTGCTTTTGGCTGGCGCACGAGTAACTCTCCGTATCGTTCAGCGTATCCTTTCGTAGTGGAGCTGAACGTCGGTGCTTGACGCGTCGGCTCGATCATTCGTATTGCGCAGGTAAAGTAAACCTCTACACAATTCTGTCCTAGCCCTGGCCTGGCCCTGCTGTTACGGATGGAAGTGTTCAACAATAGGCGCGTCCGGCTGAAGAGGCTGGAGAGCGTCGGCCGTGTTTTTAGTATAGCTACAGCCAGTGTGTTATTCCGACGGATTGTAAAATCTTTATCAAATTCGACGTTGATTTGATCTACTTCTACGAAAATCCGCTGGAGGACAAATCGGtgaattttctattttttgagCATAGTTTTAtcaaattaaagtaaaaaattTACTGTGTGTTTCTCCGGGTGGATTAGATTTAAGTAGGATTGAATTTGATACGATCTAGTTCGAGtccaacacaaacacagcGGCATCACGAAGATCACAACAAACCCTCCATAAAATACTCCGGGAATTCCCAGGCATTGAAAGGCGATTTCAAACCGGCTTAGGTACagctgtgtttgttttcttaaaaatcAAGAGCCCAATCTTCAACGTTCAAACAGCTGATAAGTAGTATAGAACCTGTTTCTGAAAAAGATCTCGCACGAGCACCACCTCAGGATGTGAACCGTCCGTACACCACCACAATGTTCAGTAATGCGCCATAAACCGACGGGGACGAAACGGGTCAGGTTCCCATTAGTCCCATCTCGGGGATCGCCAGCGAACGATCTCGCTGCTACAAGCGTCCGCTAGAAGGAAATCGAGTGGTCCATAAAAATACCGGTTCCTTTTTTCGGGATTTTGAGAACGCACATGCATTAGGCTTTGTTGCAGTTAATAGTTTGGTGCCACGATGGTTGGCCGTCGATCGAGTATGTTGCACACGTTGCTAGCGGCGGTTTGTTTAGTCGTGTATAGTTCGCTGGCACCGCCAGGATCCGCACAGCGGTGCGGACAGGTGCAGGTAACCAAGCAAGGACTCATTTTTGGTGGTTACGCCTCAACGCCGGGCATGTGGCCATGGCACGTTGCCCTGATGCATCGCGAGTCTCCGGTCAGAACGTCGTACAAGTGTGGTGGTATCATCGTCAACAAGGACACAGTGCTAACAGGTTGGTAGCGGTCATGGGGGCACCCATTTGGAATTTGGCTCATTGTGATTCGTTCCATTTTAGCGTATCACTGTGTGGTTGAAAATCAACGACCGATCGCCGCCAGTCGCTTGATAGCCCGTGCGGGTGTGTTCGACCTGGACGTCGGCGGAAAGACCGTACAGGATAACCGGGTGTTTGAAGTGATATCGCCACCGGGCGCTAGTGCACAATCGTTCAATGACGACATAGCGATCCTCAAAATGCAAACAGAATTCATCTACGACGATTACGTGCAACCGGTGTGCATTCGTGCCGTGCCGCAAGACATTTCGGAACTGGTCGGAACGTACGGGACCGTGGTCGGTTGGGGTTGGACGGAGTTTAGCTCCACCTCGGCCATCCTGCGCCAGGCGAGCATTCCGGTGGTCAGCGCGGAAGACTGTCTCAATAGTGACCGGGTGCTGTTCAGCCAGGTGCTCACGACGAAGCTCTACTGTGCCGGGAGTCGCAATGGAACCTCTAGCTGCAACGGGGACAGCGGTGGAGGAATGTTCTTCCAGATGGGCAACTACTGGTTCCTGCGTGGGCTGACATCATTCTCGGCAGTAGATGGAAAACTGAGCGGTATTTGTGATTCTCACAATTACGTCGGGTATACCGATGTTAGTAAATATACCGACTGGCTGCAGCAGAACGGTGTCCGGTTCGAGGATCCGCTGCTTAACAGCACGCCAACTAGGAAACCGGGTGGGCCATCCGGCAATACCACGCTCATACGGCTGTCCGTGAACCCCAAGATGAAGAAGTTCTTGCAGCAGCAAAAAGGCAACGTTTTGTTAAGAGTGTCGCTGAACGGTAGGAAGGTGGAGagtttgtttcaataaacaGGAATTGTGCGCGGAGCGCGATTTCACCGAGACAGCAAACGACCTTGTAGTGGTATCATTGTGGCGTCGAGACGAACCAAAAACTAGTTTTACGGGTTTTTAGATTGGGTTCTCGAACCACCGCTAATGACTGGCCCGACCCAAAGAAACAGTCCATCGTGGTCCGTTACTGTGTAAGAAGTGAGATCGTGAGCAGTGAAATGTCGAAGAACGTCGCACGTATGCTTCTTATGCTTTACGGAGCATTCCTCCCAACAGTGGCCGCTCAATTCCGCAATCCTTTCGATGGTGATTAGGTGGTCAAATTGTGCGAATGTTCGAACATATTTCGTTGTAACAATCAATAAACTATTCCAGCCGCTCAGGGATGCTTGCTGTACGATAACGTACCCGGATACAACGAAACGTTGGAATATTTCGCTACGGATGGTTTCAAGCACGTCGGCACGACCCGAAACTCAAAGTACATTCGAGTGGGTATGGTTGGGCCTTCGGACGGTATTATTCGCTTTAGCAAATCGCGTTTCCCGTATGGCGAAACTGTTTGCGAAGTTTGTAAGTAATTCGGCCGCGTGAAAACCTCAACGATACAATACCTAGCTAGGGTTAAATTTCCAATGCTTTTGCAGGTCTCTCGGGATTGTCGAATCAGAAGACGGAAGTAAATCGACATACGCGCACCAGCAACAGCGAGTATATCAACACACTGGTGAAGAACGCTCTGACGCCAAGCATTCTGTCTAAAACGCGACCGCTGATGTTCCGCCTGGAGGTGTTCGACAATGGGAACGTGCACTTGACCAAGGATGGCGAACGAACACCCTTCTTAGAATTTAACGACAATTACAGTCAGCGCGACTTGGATTACATTGCCTTTACGAAGTGGAATCTGGAACTGTTCTACTTCTACGACTGTCCGTTGGAGGCAGATATTAACCACGCCGACGATACGGTGCTGCTAAGGTGCAATTTAGCATAGTTTAGAGTTTTGCAACCCTCGGATCTGCGATCAATTTCATCTCATTGTAAAGAGGACAACAAAAGCAATGGTTGGACTAGAGAAACATGCCATTTCATCATATCCAGTTTTACCACACTTTGGAGTCCTTCCAATCCTGTGTCATCTTATCTGGAATAAATTTTTATCGCActaatttaattataaaaagtaaaaagtagtgtataaaaatgtattttttctcgatttttctACTCAATATATTCATCGATTGGGGgcccgcgacagccgagcggtaacGCAGGTTAGAAAATCAGCctatgagcgccgaggctcaccacctcgacgacgtgggttcgaatcccatccgaaaccggaccctcccctttacgaaaggactgactatccacgtacacttagggtaaaagtctcgtaagcccttaacgggcaagcatgaccaacaaggtcgtttacgtcaagaagaagtagaagaaTATTCATCGATATTCACAACTCAATATTAGCATAATAAACGTGGATTTCGATAACTCGACACCCATAACCCTTTACAATAGTTTAATTGTAATTGAGATAAACATGATAAGCCAAATTTGCCACCATCTTCAgagaaattaaacaattaCCTGTGCCTATGCTTTGATTGtactttttcttctgttcaTTATTTACTTCGTAACTGAACCGGTAAAATACCGTCGGGCagtaaaaaagtttaaaacttTACTAGCGAGTCTActgtaaattaaacaaaacaaaaatttttcaCGGAGCACCCACAAATGTGCACATACACAAAGAAAAAGATTGagttattt encodes:
- the LOC131285727 gene encoding chymotrypsinogen B-like, which produces MVGRRSSMLHTLLAAVCLVVYSSLAPPGSAQRCGQVQVTKQGLIFGGYASTPGMWPWHVALMHRESPVRTSYKCGGIIVNKDTVLTAYHCVVENQRPIAASRLIARAGVFDLDVGGKTVQDNRVFEVISPPGASAQSFNDDIAILKMQTEFIYDDYVQPVCIRAVPQDISELVGTYGTVVGWGWTEFSSTSAILRQASIPVVSAEDCLNSDRVLFSQVLTTKLYCAGSRNGTSSCNGDSGGGMFFQMGNYWFLRGLTSFSAVDGKLSGICDSHNYVGYTDVSKYTDWLQQNGVRFEDPLLNSTPTRKPGGPSGNTTLIRLSVNPKMKKFLQQQKGNVLLRVSLNGRKVESLFQ
- the LOC131285738 gene encoding uncharacterized protein LOC131285738 gives rise to the protein MSKNVARMLLMLYGAFLPTVAAQFRNPFDAAQGCLLYDNVPGYNETLEYFATDGFKHVGTTRNSKYIRVGMVGPSDGIIRFSKSRFPYGETVCEVCLSGLSNQKTEVNRHTRTSNSEYINTLVKNALTPSILSKTRPLMFRLEVFDNGNVHLTKDGERTPFLEFNDNYSQRDLDYIAFTKWNLELFYFYDCPLEADINHADDTVLLRCNLA